A window from Electrophorus electricus isolate fEleEle1 chromosome 7, fEleEle1.pri, whole genome shotgun sequence encodes these proteins:
- the tmcc3 gene encoding transmembrane and coiled-coil domain protein 3 isoform X1 encodes MPGADTATEKSSPEVTRDSEEMVDRMADRSSLAPPVDIQRGGSEPCLKTEGDGSQREACRVRLGLNNPQQKVLKVTEQLRIEQALRDANVAEYLKLVGSADKQQGSRIKQVFEKKNQKSAKTIAQLQRKLEQYHRKIKEHEAASGPAPNGTKHTHGKDGKETSKESLKECSKEGRVRGNGRQPHLDKVKTIGPGVSLSPPFFFNKSRGLASLIRNKFGSADNIAHLKSSMETGGGLQAEGVGRVLSGSATLTSKPKYLSDDECSTGTSMSAESNGHGRDSAHGLAAVISGQGEGAGRLADALEEAQEVRVAQVQLAEDIEALRSQVRRNYGFITQMLQDERYRCERLEDQLNDLTELHQNEMANLKQELASIEEKVAYQAYERARDIQEALEVCQTRVSKLELQQQHQQLVQLESADARVLLGKCINVMLAIVTVILVCVSTAAKFTAPLLRSRLHVLGTFVCICLLALGWSHWEQVQCAAERMLLAS; translated from the exons ATGCCTGGCGCCGACACTGCGACGGAGAAAAGTTCACCCGAAGTTACCAGAGACTCCGAGGAAATG GTCGATCGGATGGCTGACAGGAGCAGTCTGGCGCCCCCCGTAGACATACAGCGTGGCGGCTCAGAGCCATGCCTGAAGACAGAGGGCGACGGGAGCCAGCGCGAGGCCTGCCGGGTGCGGCTAGGGCTGAACAACCCGCAGCAGAAGGTACTGAAGGTGACGGAGCAGCTGCGCATCGAGCAGGCCCTGCGCGACGCCAACGTGGCCGAGTACCTGAAGCTGGTTGGCAGCGCAGATAAGCAGCAGGGCAGCCGCATCAAACAGGTGTTCGAGAAGAAGAACCAGAAGTCAGCGAAGACCATTGCGCAGCTGCAGCGCAAGCTCGAGCAGTACCATCGCAAGATCAAAGAGCATGAGGCCGCCTCCGGCCCCGCCCCCAATGGCACCAAGCACACCCATGGCAAAGATGGCAAGGAGACGTCTAAGGAGAGCCTGAAGGAGTGCTCCAAGGAAGGCAGGGTCCGGGGGAATGGGCGGCAACCCCATCTGGACAAGGTGAAGACGATCGGGCCAGGCGTGTCGCTCTCGCCACCATTCTTCTTCAACAAGTCGCGTGGCCTAGCCAGCCTCATCCGCAACAAGTTCGGCAGCGCCGACAACATCGCCCACCTGAAGAGCTCCATGGAGACAGGGGGCGGGCTCCAGGCGGAGGGGGTGGGGCGGGTGCTGAGCGGCAGCGCCACTCTGACCAGCAAGCCAAAGTACCTGAGCGACGACGAGTGCTCGACGGGCACGTCCATGTCGGCGGAGAGCAATGGGCATGGCAGAGACTCTGCCCACGGTCTGGCTGCGGTCATCAGCGGGCAGGGCGAGGGTGCTGGCAGACTGGCCGATGCCCTGGAGGAGGCGCAGGAGGTGAGGGTGGCACAGGTTCAGCTGGCCGAGGACATCGAAGCCCTGAGGAGCCAGGTGAGACGTAACTACGGCTTCATCACTCAAATGCTACAGGACGAGCGATACAG GTGTGAGCGGCTGGAAGATCAGCTGAACGACCTGACCGAGCTACACCAGAACGAGATGGCGAACCTGAAACAGGAGCTGGCCAGCATTGAGGAGAAAGTAGCCTATCAGGCCTATGAGCGAGCCCGGGACATACAG GAGGCGCTGGAGGTCTGCCAGACGCGCGTCAGCAAGCTGGAGCTtcagcagcagcaccagcagcTCGTGCAGTTGGAGAGCGCCGATGCCAGGGTGCTGCTGGGCAAGTGCATCAACGTCATGCTGGCCATCGTCACGGTGATCCTCGTGTGTGTCTCCACGGCAGCCAAGTTCACAGCGCCGTTGCTGCGCAGCCGGCTGCACGTGCTCGGCACTTTCGTATGCATATGCTTGCTCGCGCTTGGTTGGAGCCACTGGGAGCAGGTGCAGTGCGCTGCTGAGCGCATGCTCCTGGCCAGCTAA
- the tmcc3 gene encoding transmembrane and coiled-coil domain protein 3 isoform X2 — MPGADTATEKSSPEVTRDSEEMVDRMADRSSLAPPVDIQRGGSEPCLKTEGDGSQREACRVRLGLNNPQQKVLKVTEQLRIEQALRDANVAEYLKLVGSADKQQGSRIKQVFEKKNQKSAKTIAQLQRKLEQYHRKIKEHEAASGPAPNGTKHTHGKDGKETSKESLKECSKEGRVRGNGRQPHLDKVKTIGPGVSLSPPFFFNKSRGLASLIRNKFGSADNIAHLKSSMETGGGLQAEGVGRVLSGSATLTSKPKYLSDDECSTGTSMSAESNGHGRDSAHGLAAVISGQGEGAGRLADALEEAQEVRVAQVQLAEDIEALRSQVRRNYGFITQMLQDERYRCERLEDQLNDLTELHQNEMANLKQELASIEEKVAYQAYERARDIQEALEVCQTRVSKLELQQQHQQLVQLESADARVLLGKCINVMLAIVTKPF, encoded by the exons ATGCCTGGCGCCGACACTGCGACGGAGAAAAGTTCACCCGAAGTTACCAGAGACTCCGAGGAAATG GTCGATCGGATGGCTGACAGGAGCAGTCTGGCGCCCCCCGTAGACATACAGCGTGGCGGCTCAGAGCCATGCCTGAAGACAGAGGGCGACGGGAGCCAGCGCGAGGCCTGCCGGGTGCGGCTAGGGCTGAACAACCCGCAGCAGAAGGTACTGAAGGTGACGGAGCAGCTGCGCATCGAGCAGGCCCTGCGCGACGCCAACGTGGCCGAGTACCTGAAGCTGGTTGGCAGCGCAGATAAGCAGCAGGGCAGCCGCATCAAACAGGTGTTCGAGAAGAAGAACCAGAAGTCAGCGAAGACCATTGCGCAGCTGCAGCGCAAGCTCGAGCAGTACCATCGCAAGATCAAAGAGCATGAGGCCGCCTCCGGCCCCGCCCCCAATGGCACCAAGCACACCCATGGCAAAGATGGCAAGGAGACGTCTAAGGAGAGCCTGAAGGAGTGCTCCAAGGAAGGCAGGGTCCGGGGGAATGGGCGGCAACCCCATCTGGACAAGGTGAAGACGATCGGGCCAGGCGTGTCGCTCTCGCCACCATTCTTCTTCAACAAGTCGCGTGGCCTAGCCAGCCTCATCCGCAACAAGTTCGGCAGCGCCGACAACATCGCCCACCTGAAGAGCTCCATGGAGACAGGGGGCGGGCTCCAGGCGGAGGGGGTGGGGCGGGTGCTGAGCGGCAGCGCCACTCTGACCAGCAAGCCAAAGTACCTGAGCGACGACGAGTGCTCGACGGGCACGTCCATGTCGGCGGAGAGCAATGGGCATGGCAGAGACTCTGCCCACGGTCTGGCTGCGGTCATCAGCGGGCAGGGCGAGGGTGCTGGCAGACTGGCCGATGCCCTGGAGGAGGCGCAGGAGGTGAGGGTGGCACAGGTTCAGCTGGCCGAGGACATCGAAGCCCTGAGGAGCCAGGTGAGACGTAACTACGGCTTCATCACTCAAATGCTACAGGACGAGCGATACAG GTGTGAGCGGCTGGAAGATCAGCTGAACGACCTGACCGAGCTACACCAGAACGAGATGGCGAACCTGAAACAGGAGCTGGCCAGCATTGAGGAGAAAGTAGCCTATCAGGCCTATGAGCGAGCCCGGGACATACAG GAGGCGCTGGAGGTCTGCCAGACGCGCGTCAGCAAGCTGGAGCTtcagcagcagcaccagcagcTCGTGCAGTTGGAGAGCGCCGATGCCAGGGTGCTGCTGGGCAAGTGCATCAACGTCATGCTGGCCATCGTCACG AAACCTTTTTGA